A single genomic interval of Desulfovibrio sp. JC022 harbors:
- a CDS encoding isoprenylcysteine carboxylmethyltransferase family protein, whose amino-acid sequence MEERSMSVFGVGLKIFKPTIIYGLAALIITLIFPRFFLMTFLPSAAFNILGGMLLGIGIAFLFISGVTVKKAVAEQRLETTGTFAIVRNPLYFAWIAFIFTGSAIATQAWLLFGMCFVAYYKFLHHIPEEEAVLEEIFGKEYMDYKKKVPSIVPNLKELL is encoded by the coding sequence ATGGAAGAACGAAGTATGAGTGTATTCGGAGTCGGCTTGAAAATATTCAAACCCACAATCATTTACGGCCTCGCCGCATTGATCATTACCCTGATTTTTCCCAGATTTTTCTTAATGACCTTTCTGCCCAGTGCGGCGTTTAATATTCTGGGCGGCATGCTGCTGGGAATCGGAATCGCTTTTCTTTTCATATCCGGGGTAACAGTCAAAAAAGCGGTAGCCGAACAAAGACTGGAAACCACCGGGACTTTCGCCATCGTGCGCAACCCGCTCTATTTTGCATGGATAGCTTTCATCTTTACCGGGAGTGCCATAGCAACTCAGGCGTGGCTGCTTTTCGGCATGTGCTTTGTAGCCTACTACAAATTCCTGCACCATATCCCGGAAGAAGAAGCCGTTCTGGAAGAAATTTTCGGCAAGGAATACATGGACTACAAAAAGAAAGTCCCGTCCATTGTCCCGAATCTAAAAGAACTGCTTTAG
- a CDS encoding NAD(P)/FAD-dependent oxidoreductase, which yields MKCRYVIIGAGPTGLGAARRLSELGEKSFLVLEKNSWPGGLASSFTDGKGFTWDIGGHVMFSHYEYYDNLIEGLLQGEYTEHLRESWVRILKSWVPYPFQNNIRHLPNQEKWECVRGLLPGERSEETPENFLEWIHSVFGKGIAKYFMEPYNYKVWATQPEKMSFSWIRERVSVIDLRSVIKNIILERDKLSWGPNNKFKFPLKGGTGTIFKKLAATVSDHIKYDTHVTSIDPKSKTVTDTEGNSFEYEHLLNTGPIDILASRWLTDPPAQLVNAAKSLKHNSVVVAGIGLSSSKPDSRCWMYFPEDNNPFYRVTNFHNYSPNNTPEPGKGRALMCEVSYSHDKIIDKNKIIQQVEDGLVNTSMLNEDELSDIISRWSINVDYGYPIPCLQRDEALKVLQPALESMNIYSRGRFGGWKYEVSNMDHSVMQGVEWAERMINGQPETTYRIS from the coding sequence ATGAAATGCAGATATGTCATAATCGGTGCGGGTCCGACTGGACTTGGAGCGGCCCGTCGGCTTTCCGAACTTGGAGAAAAATCCTTCCTTGTACTGGAAAAAAATTCCTGGCCCGGAGGTTTAGCCTCAAGCTTTACGGACGGAAAAGGATTTACCTGGGATATTGGCGGGCATGTCATGTTTTCCCATTACGAATATTATGACAATCTGATCGAAGGGCTATTGCAGGGCGAATACACTGAGCATCTGCGCGAATCATGGGTGCGCATCCTTAAAAGCTGGGTTCCCTACCCTTTTCAGAACAACATTCGCCACCTCCCCAATCAGGAAAAATGGGAATGCGTGCGTGGACTTCTGCCCGGAGAGCGTTCTGAAGAAACACCTGAGAACTTTCTTGAATGGATTCACTCTGTCTTTGGCAAAGGGATCGCCAAATATTTTATGGAGCCTTATAATTATAAGGTATGGGCCACCCAGCCTGAGAAGATGTCTTTCTCATGGATCAGGGAACGGGTAAGTGTGATCGACCTGCGCTCGGTGATCAAAAATATCATTCTCGAACGTGACAAACTTTCATGGGGACCGAACAACAAATTTAAATTCCCCCTCAAGGGCGGAACCGGAACCATCTTTAAAAAACTGGCTGCCACTGTTTCCGATCATATAAAATATGATACCCATGTGACGTCTATTGATCCCAAATCCAAAACCGTCACTGATACAGAGGGCAATTCATTTGAATATGAACATCTGCTCAACACCGGCCCCATTGATATTCTAGCCTCGCGCTGGCTGACTGATCCGCCCGCGCAACTCGTGAACGCGGCAAAATCTCTCAAACATAATAGCGTAGTTGTGGCTGGAATAGGACTTTCCAGCTCCAAGCCGGATTCGCGCTGCTGGATGTATTTTCCTGAAGACAACAACCCCTTTTACAGGGTTACCAATTTCCACAACTACTCGCCCAACAACACCCCGGAACCGGGCAAAGGGCGGGCGCTGATGTGTGAGGTGTCCTACTCCCATGACAAGATTATTGATAAAAACAAAATTATTCAGCAGGTGGAAGACGGTCTGGTCAACACCAGCATGCTGAATGAAGACGAACTAAGCGATATTATATCCCGCTGGTCAATAAATGTGGATTACGGTTATCCCATCCCTTGCCTGCAACGCGATGAAGCGTTAAAAGTTTTACAGCCTGCGCTTGAATCCATGAACATCTATTCCCGTGGCCGTTTCGGCGGCTGGAAATACGAAGTTTCCAACATGGATCATTCCGTAATGCAGGGAGTAGAATGGGCTGAACGGATGATTAACGGACAGCCGGAAACCACATACAGGATCAGTTAA
- a CDS encoding DUF4911 domain-containing protein, whose product MARRKRKPRPRPLPPPPENSSRMYIQIAPSDIAIFRFLMEAVDNLALFTIADRFKGILMLRYSPHQEREFRQFMNGLKQEIDIKFLPNPSDPA is encoded by the coding sequence ATGGCCCGCAGAAAAAGAAAACCTCGTCCGCGTCCGCTGCCCCCGCCGCCGGAAAATTCCAGCCGCATGTATATCCAGATTGCTCCATCTGACATTGCAATCTTCCGTTTCCTTATGGAGGCCGTAGACAATCTCGCGCTTTTTACCATTGCCGACAGATTCAAAGGAATCCTTATGCTGCGCTACAGTCCGCATCAGGAAAGGGAATTCCGCCAGTTCATGAACGGCTTGAAGCAAGAAATCGACATCAAATTCCTGCCCAATCCATCTGATCCGGCTTAA
- a CDS encoding Xaa-Pro peptidase family protein, which yields MTISTATYEQRRENVRRRLKDRGHPPLLVSFAANRYYLSGFELHDPQCNETAGWLIIDPDGRDFLLTDPRYHDAARKVWKEDDIFIYSGRKFDALRDFFKSNDLKKISYDPKSINIFEHEKLTDLCELKPVSGLVEDLRLIKDADEIKLMEESCALNHKVYELLEPKLVPGRTEAEIAWDVEQLFRNNGASELAFPSIVGIGPNAALPHAIPGNDKLEDGSLVLIDMGGRLGDYCSDQTRTFWVGDKPSDRFLTVRDQVQEAQMEAIKVLRPGLPIQHAYHTAKAVFEKYGVEKYFTHSLGHGIGLETHEPPSVSPIASGELKPGMIITIEPGLYYSDWGGIRWEYMVLITEDGYKIL from the coding sequence ATGACAATTTCCACCGCCACTTATGAACAACGGCGGGAGAATGTTCGCAGACGGCTCAAAGACCGCGGACACCCTCCTCTTCTGGTCAGCTTCGCAGCCAACCGCTACTACCTCAGCGGCTTTGAACTTCACGATCCCCAGTGCAATGAAACAGCAGGCTGGCTGATCATTGATCCTGATGGGCGCGACTTCCTGCTCACTGATCCCCGCTACCACGATGCAGCCCGCAAGGTCTGGAAAGAAGATGATATTTTCATTTATTCCGGGCGTAAATTCGATGCCCTGCGGGATTTTTTCAAGTCCAATGACCTCAAAAAAATTTCATATGATCCCAAGTCCATAAATATTTTTGAGCATGAAAAACTTACCGATCTTTGTGAACTGAAACCGGTTTCCGGGCTGGTGGAAGATCTGCGTCTTATAAAAGATGCAGACGAAATCAAGCTTATGGAAGAATCCTGCGCCCTGAACCACAAGGTTTATGAACTGCTGGAGCCGAAGCTCGTTCCCGGTCGCACTGAAGCTGAAATTGCGTGGGATGTGGAACAGCTTTTCCGCAATAACGGCGCATCCGAACTGGCCTTTCCTTCCATTGTCGGCATCGGTCCCAATGCGGCCCTGCCTCACGCCATTCCCGGAAACGACAAGCTCGAAGACGGCTCACTGGTACTTATCGATATGGGAGGACGTCTCGGAGACTACTGCTCCGACCAGACCCGCACTTTCTGGGTCGGCGACAAGCCTTCGGACCGTTTTCTCACTGTGCGCGATCAGGTTCAGGAAGCCCAGATGGAAGCCATCAAAGTGCTGCGTCCCGGCCTGCCCATTCAGCATGCCTATCACACCGCCAAGGCTGTTTTTGAAAAATACGGGGTCGAAAAGTACTTTACCCATTCGCTCGGACACGGTATCGGCCTTGAAACACATGAGCCGCCCAGTGTAAGCCCCATTGCTTCAGGTGAACTGAAGCCGGGCATGATCATCACTATTGAGCCAGGTCTCTACTACTCCGATTGGGGCGGTATCCGCTGGGAATACATGGTACTCATCACTGAAGACGGATATAAGATACTTTAG
- a CDS encoding TetR/AcrR family transcriptional regulator has translation MSRAPVQKRSKEKKRRIIVAGMKLFSEKGFHRTGVTELAGEAKVSVGSFYSYFKDKKDLLNQVSEAYTASITKGVYGNFAQNAPYAKSTREITTYIIETAKQAHTLSTELHREMLALKNRESHMARLDRSIVTALQDGVAEILTNCEKTVRINDITLGARLVSGAIEETMHRCFLEAGEPDMNKAFIELTDMCHMYLFKKE, from the coding sequence ATGAGCAGAGCACCGGTCCAGAAGAGAAGTAAAGAAAAGAAGCGGCGGATCATCGTTGCCGGGATGAAATTATTTTCCGAGAAGGGATTTCACAGAACGGGGGTTACCGAGTTAGCTGGCGAAGCCAAAGTTTCAGTGGGCTCCTTTTACAGCTACTTCAAAGACAAAAAAGATCTTCTGAATCAGGTCAGCGAAGCATATACAGCCAGTATAACCAAAGGGGTGTACGGAAATTTTGCCCAGAACGCTCCATACGCTAAAAGCACCCGCGAAATCACTACATATATTATCGAGACTGCCAAACAAGCCCATACTCTATCTACAGAACTACACCGCGAAATGCTGGCCTTGAAAAACAGGGAGTCCCATATGGCCCGTCTGGACCGCAGCATAGTAACGGCATTGCAGGATGGAGTTGCTGAAATTCTTACAAATTGCGAAAAAACAGTAAGAATAAATGACATCACTTTGGGGGCAAGGCTGGTCAGTGGGGCCATTGAAGAAACAATGCATCGCTGCTTTCTGGAAGCAGGAGAACCGGACATGAATAAAGCATTTATCGAACTTACTGACATGTGCCACATGTATTTATTCAAAAAAGAATAA